From Cellulomonas fimi ATCC 484, a single genomic window includes:
- a CDS encoding NAD-dependent succinate-semialdehyde dehydrogenase — protein MTTTSSHLPPTVAAHVPTGVLVGGAWRPAHGGRTFEVADPATTEVLFDVADGDEQDALDALTAADEAFEPWRTVAPRVRSDLLRAVFDTLTRRTEDVAALVTAEGGKPLAESRAEVAYAAEYVRWYSEQAVRVDGLARRAPAGTHHQLVLRRPVGPALLVAPWNFPIAMIARKLAPALAAGCTAVVKPAQLTPLTTAFVAEIVREELAARDLPTGVVNVVPTSSARSVSGPLLADARLRKLSFTGSTEVGATLLKASADRILRTSMELGGNAPFLVFDDADLDAAVEGAVQAKMRNAGQTCVAANRFLVQEGVAEEFTQRLARAFRTLVVGHGAEPGTTVGPLIEESAVERVQQVVAEAVDGGARVHVGGERPARRGWFYAPTVVDRVSPEARLVSEEIFGPVAPVVTFGTEDEAVGLANGTPFGLVAYAYTRDVGRVMRLAESLETGMLGVNRGMVSDASAPFGGVKASGLGREGGEAGIEEYLETLYVAL, from the coding sequence ATGACGACGACGTCCTCGCACCTGCCCCCCACGGTCGCCGCGCACGTGCCCACGGGCGTGCTGGTCGGCGGCGCCTGGCGGCCCGCGCACGGCGGCCGCACGTTCGAGGTCGCGGACCCCGCCACCACCGAGGTCCTGTTCGACGTCGCCGACGGCGACGAGCAGGACGCGCTCGACGCGCTCACGGCCGCCGACGAGGCGTTCGAGCCGTGGCGCACGGTCGCACCCCGCGTGCGCTCGGACCTGCTGCGGGCGGTGTTCGACACCCTCACGCGTCGCACCGAGGACGTCGCGGCACTGGTCACGGCGGAGGGCGGCAAGCCGCTCGCGGAGTCCCGCGCGGAGGTCGCCTACGCGGCCGAGTACGTCCGCTGGTACTCCGAGCAGGCGGTCCGCGTCGACGGGCTGGCCCGCCGCGCACCCGCGGGCACGCACCACCAGCTCGTCCTGCGCCGGCCGGTCGGCCCGGCGCTGCTCGTCGCACCGTGGAACTTCCCGATCGCGATGATCGCGCGCAAGCTCGCCCCCGCGCTCGCCGCGGGATGCACGGCCGTCGTGAAGCCGGCCCAGCTCACGCCGCTCACCACGGCGTTCGTCGCGGAGATCGTCCGCGAGGAGCTCGCCGCCCGGGACCTGCCGACCGGTGTCGTCAACGTCGTCCCGACCTCCTCCGCGCGGTCGGTGTCCGGGCCGCTGCTCGCCGACGCGCGGCTGCGCAAGCTCTCGTTCACGGGCTCCACGGAGGTCGGCGCGACGCTGCTCAAGGCCTCCGCGGACCGCATCCTGCGCACGTCGATGGAGCTCGGCGGCAACGCGCCGTTCCTCGTCTTCGACGACGCCGACCTCGACGCCGCGGTCGAGGGTGCCGTGCAGGCCAAGATGCGCAACGCGGGCCAGACCTGCGTCGCCGCGAACCGCTTCCTCGTGCAGGAGGGCGTCGCCGAGGAGTTCACGCAGCGGCTCGCACGCGCGTTCCGCACGCTCGTCGTGGGCCACGGCGCCGAACCCGGCACGACGGTCGGGCCGCTCATCGAGGAGTCCGCGGTCGAGCGCGTCCAGCAGGTCGTCGCGGAGGCGGTCGACGGCGGTGCGCGCGTTCACGTCGGCGGCGAGCGCCCCGCACGCCGCGGCTGGTTCTACGCGCCGACGGTCGTCGACCGCGTCTCCCCCGAGGCGCGGCTCGTCAGCGAGGAGATCTTCGGACCCGTCGCCCCGGTCGTGACGTTCGGCACCGAGGACGAGGCCGTGGGCCTGGCGAACGGCACGCCGTTCGGGCTCGTCGCGTACGCGTACACGCGCGACGTGGGCCGCGTCATGCGGCTCGCCGAGTCGCTCGAGACCGGCATGCTCGGCGTCAACCGCGGCATGGTCTCGGACGCCAGCGCACCCTTCGGCGGCGTCAAGGCGTCCGGGCTCGGTCGCGAGGGCGGCGAGGCCGGGATCGAGGAGTACCTGGAGACCCTGTACGTCGCCCTGTGA
- a CDS encoding thymidylate synthase has translation MTDAGAVLPTPRTDGTPVATPYEDLLRLVMATGTPKSDRTGTGTRSVFGHQLRFDLSQGFPLVTTKRVHLRSVVQELLWFLRGESNVRWLREQGVTIWDEWADADGELGPVYGVQWRSWPTPDGGAVDQITQLVENLRRDPDSRRHLVSAWNVAAIPDMALAPCHAFFQAYVADGRLSLQVYQRSADLFLGVPFNLASYALLTHMLAQQTDLEVGDLVWTGGDCHVYDNHVDQVREQLSREPYAPPTLRLRRAPSILEYRFEDVEVVDYRHHPTIKAPVAV, from the coding sequence ATGACCGACGCCGGCGCCGTCCTGCCCACCCCCCGCACGGACGGCACCCCCGTCGCGACGCCCTACGAGGACCTCCTGCGCCTCGTGATGGCGACCGGCACGCCCAAGTCGGACCGCACGGGCACCGGCACGCGCAGCGTCTTCGGCCACCAGCTGCGCTTCGACCTGTCGCAGGGCTTCCCGCTCGTCACCACCAAGCGCGTGCACCTGCGCTCGGTCGTCCAGGAGCTGCTGTGGTTCCTGCGCGGCGAGTCGAACGTGCGCTGGCTGCGCGAGCAGGGCGTGACCATCTGGGACGAGTGGGCCGACGCCGACGGCGAGCTCGGCCCCGTGTACGGCGTGCAGTGGCGCTCGTGGCCCACGCCCGACGGGGGAGCGGTCGACCAGATCACGCAGCTCGTCGAGAACCTGCGCCGCGACCCGGACTCGCGCCGCCACCTCGTCTCGGCGTGGAACGTCGCCGCCATCCCGGACATGGCCCTCGCGCCGTGCCACGCGTTCTTCCAGGCGTACGTCGCCGACGGGCGGCTGTCGCTGCAGGTGTACCAGCGCTCGGCGGACCTGTTCCTCGGCGTGCCGTTCAACCTCGCGTCGTACGCGCTGCTCACGCACATGCTGGCCCAGCAGACGGACCTCGAGGTGGGCGACCTCGTGTGGACGGGCGGCGACTGCCACGTCTACGACAACCACGTCGACCAGGTCCGCGAGCAGCTGTCCCGCGAGCCGTACGCGCCGCCGACGCTGCGCCTGCGCCGCGCGCCGTCGATCCTCGAGTACCGGTTCGAGGACGTCGAGGTGGTCGACTACCGGCACCACCCGACCATCAAGGCGCCGGTGGCGGTGTGA
- a CDS encoding dihydrofolate reductase gives MSLRLVWAQTPAGVIGVDNTLPWHVPEDQARFRRLTTGHPVVMGRATWESLPERFRPLPGRRNVVLSRDAAYDAPGAEVVGSLDEALALVGEAETWVVGGGAVYALALPLAERVEVTFVDRDVPGDTYAPVLDAADWREQDPDDGPGDWQVSRDGVTRYRFRTWVRV, from the coding sequence GTGAGCCTGCGCCTCGTCTGGGCGCAGACGCCCGCGGGCGTCATCGGCGTCGACAACACGCTGCCCTGGCACGTCCCGGAGGACCAGGCGCGCTTCCGCCGGCTCACCACCGGCCACCCCGTCGTCATGGGCCGAGCGACGTGGGAGTCGCTGCCCGAGCGGTTCCGGCCCCTGCCCGGTCGTCGCAACGTCGTGCTGTCCCGCGACGCCGCGTACGACGCGCCCGGGGCCGAGGTCGTCGGCTCGCTCGACGAGGCGCTCGCGCTCGTGGGCGAGGCCGAGACGTGGGTCGTCGGCGGGGGAGCGGTCTACGCGCTCGCGCTGCCGCTCGCGGAACGCGTCGAGGTGACCTTCGTCGACCGCGACGTCCCGGGCGACACGTACGCCCCCGTGCTCGACGCGGCCGACTGGCGCGAGCAGGACCCGGACGACGGCCCGGGCGACTGGCAGGTCTCGCGCGACGGCGTGACGCGCTACCGCTTCCGCACGTGGGTCCGGGTCTGA
- the dapA gene encoding 4-hydroxy-tetrahydrodipicolinate synthase gives MTRAATPARPFGAVLTAMVTPMTPDGAVDLGAAVELAKTLVAQGNDGLVLNGTTGEAPTTHAPEKAELVRAVVDAVGDDAFVLAGAGSNDTAHAVRMAEQAAEAGAHGLLVITPYYSRPSQPGVVAHCTAIADATDLPVMLYDVPGRTGVRFAQASLDALAAHDRVVAIKDATGDAYAATTAAARTGLAWYSGDDGALLTLLAAGGVGIVSVTGHVAGTQLAAVVRAWDACDHAEALRVFRTIVPAIDALNGAGFQAVAAKAACELLDLIPTRSTRLPLVPATDDELDAIRDGLRAAGLLDVALR, from the coding sequence ATGACCCGCGCCGCCACGCCCGCCCGTCCGTTCGGGGCCGTGCTCACCGCGATGGTGACGCCGATGACCCCCGACGGTGCCGTCGACCTCGGTGCGGCGGTCGAGCTGGCGAAGACGCTCGTCGCGCAGGGCAACGACGGCCTCGTGCTGAACGGCACCACGGGCGAGGCACCCACGACGCACGCCCCGGAGAAGGCCGAGCTGGTCCGCGCGGTCGTCGACGCGGTGGGTGACGACGCGTTCGTCCTCGCGGGCGCCGGCTCGAACGACACCGCGCACGCGGTCCGCATGGCCGAGCAGGCCGCCGAGGCCGGCGCGCACGGGCTCCTCGTCATCACCCCGTACTACTCGCGCCCGTCGCAGCCCGGCGTCGTCGCGCACTGCACCGCGATCGCCGACGCGACCGACCTGCCCGTGATGCTCTACGACGTACCCGGACGCACGGGCGTCCGGTTCGCGCAGGCGTCGCTCGACGCGCTCGCCGCGCACGACCGCGTCGTCGCCATCAAGGACGCCACCGGTGACGCGTACGCCGCGACCACCGCCGCCGCCCGCACCGGGCTCGCCTGGTACTCGGGCGACGACGGTGCGCTGCTCACGCTGCTCGCCGCGGGCGGCGTCGGCATCGTGTCCGTCACGGGCCACGTCGCCGGCACCCAGCTCGCCGCCGTGGTGCGTGCCTGGGACGCGTGCGACCACGCCGAGGCGCTGCGCGTGTTCCGCACCATCGTCCCCGCCATCGACGCGCTCAACGGCGCGGGCTTCCAGGCCGTCGCCGCGAAGGCCGCGTGCGAGCTGCTCGACCTCATCCCCACGCGGTCCACGCGCCTGCCGCTCGTGCCCGCGACCGACGACGAGCTCGACGCGATCCGGGACGGCCTGCGGGCCGCCGGGCTGCTCGACGTCGCGCTCCGCTGA
- a CDS encoding ribonuclease J → MSHPHPELGLPPALPDGALRVVALGGLGEVGRNMAVLEYAGRLLVIDCGVLFPEDHQPGVDLILPDFDYIRDRLDDIDAIVLTHGHEDHIGAVPYLLRLRRDIPLVGSQLTLAFVEAKLKEHRIQPLTLAVREGQTETLGAFECEFVAVNHSIPDALAVAVRTGAGTVLHTGDFKMDQLPLDGRITDLRAFARLGEQGVDLFMVDSTNAEVPGFVAQERGIGPVLDAVFAESTKRIIVASFASHVHRVQQVLDAAAAHGRRVALVGRSMVRNMAIASDLGYLKVPDGVIVDLKAVDDLPDDEVVLMCTGSQGEPMAALSRMANNDHKVSVGPGDTVILASSLIPGNENAVFRVINGLTRLGARVVHSGNAKVHVSGHASAGELLYCYNILRPRNVMPVHGEVRHLVANAALAVQTGVPADRVVLAEDGVVVDLVDGRASVVGAVPCGYVYVDGSSVGGITDAELKDRRILGDEGFISIFAVVSSADGKVLAGPQIHARGFAEQDAVFEDILPELTRALEEAAAQGAVDTHQLQQVMRRVVGRWVSNRLRRRPMIIPVVVEA, encoded by the coding sequence ATGAGCCACCCCCACCCCGAGCTCGGCCTGCCCCCGGCCCTCCCCGACGGCGCGCTGCGCGTCGTGGCCCTCGGCGGCCTCGGCGAGGTCGGCCGCAACATGGCCGTCCTCGAGTACGCCGGCCGGCTGCTGGTCATCGACTGCGGCGTGCTGTTCCCCGAGGACCACCAGCCCGGCGTCGACCTGATCCTCCCGGACTTCGACTACATCCGGGACCGGCTCGACGACATCGACGCGATCGTCCTCACGCACGGGCACGAGGACCACATCGGCGCCGTGCCGTACCTGCTGCGGCTGCGCCGGGACATCCCGCTCGTCGGCTCGCAGCTCACGCTGGCGTTCGTCGAGGCCAAGCTCAAGGAGCACCGCATCCAGCCGCTCACGCTGGCCGTGCGCGAGGGGCAGACGGAGACGCTCGGTGCGTTCGAGTGCGAGTTCGTCGCCGTGAACCACTCGATCCCGGACGCGCTGGCGGTCGCCGTGCGCACCGGTGCCGGCACCGTGCTGCACACGGGCGACTTCAAGATGGACCAGCTCCCGCTCGACGGTCGGATCACCGACCTGCGTGCGTTCGCGCGGCTGGGCGAGCAGGGTGTCGACCTGTTCATGGTCGACTCGACCAACGCCGAGGTGCCGGGGTTCGTCGCGCAGGAGCGCGGCATCGGACCGGTGCTCGACGCGGTGTTCGCGGAGTCGACCAAGCGCATCATCGTCGCGTCGTTCGCCTCGCACGTGCACCGTGTGCAGCAGGTGCTCGACGCCGCCGCCGCGCACGGCCGTCGGGTCGCGCTCGTCGGCCGCTCGATGGTCCGCAACATGGCCATCGCGTCCGACCTCGGCTACCTCAAGGTCCCGGACGGCGTGATCGTCGACCTCAAGGCCGTCGACGACCTGCCCGACGACGAGGTCGTGCTCATGTGCACGGGCTCGCAGGGGGAGCCCATGGCGGCCCTGTCGCGGATGGCGAACAACGACCACAAGGTCTCGGTGGGCCCCGGCGACACCGTGATCCTCGCGTCGTCGCTCATCCCCGGGAACGAGAACGCCGTGTTCCGGGTCATCAACGGCCTGACCCGCCTCGGCGCACGCGTCGTGCACTCGGGCAACGCGAAGGTGCACGTCTCGGGCCACGCGAGCGCCGGCGAGCTCCTGTACTGCTACAACATCCTGCGCCCGCGCAACGTCATGCCCGTGCACGGCGAGGTCCGGCACCTCGTCGCGAACGCGGCGCTCGCGGTGCAGACCGGCGTCCCCGCGGACCGGGTCGTCCTCGCGGAGGACGGCGTCGTCGTCGACCTGGTCGACGGGCGCGCCTCCGTCGTCGGCGCGGTGCCGTGCGGGTACGTCTACGTGGACGGCTCGAGCGTCGGCGGGATCACCGACGCCGAGCTCAAGGACAGGCGGATCCTCGGCGACGAGGGGTTCATCTCGATCTTCGCCGTGGTCAGCTCGGCCGACGGCAAGGTCCTTGCGGGGCCGCAGATCCACGCGCGCGGCTTCGCGGAGCAGGACGCGGTGTTCGAGGACATCCTCCCCGAGCTCACGCGGGCGCTCGAGGAGGCGGCGGCGCAGGGCGCGGTCGACACCCACCAGCTCCAGCAGGTCATGCGCCGGGTCGTGGGCCGCTGGGTGTCGAACCGGCTGCGCCGCCGGCCGATGATCATCCCGGTGGTCGTGGAGGCGTAG
- a CDS encoding DMT family transporter — MSRRGWLLLLVMGVVWGVPYLLIKVAVGEVSPPTLVLVRTGLGALLLLPFALRGGGLGALRGRWPAVVAFAVLEIVGPWILLSNAERTLSSSMTGLLVATVPIAAVVLSRVVGKEHVSLVRWVGLLIALGGVAMLLGPGAAADDPWAVAQVLLAALGYATAPMIADRALRDVPPIPLTTACLGLTALAYAPVVAVTGPHPWPSTDALLALAALGAVCTALAFVLFFRLIAEVGAARSTLVAYLNPVVAVVLGALVLDEPVTLAVVVATALILVGSAAASRRAPAPPADATAKVGPAGEATVAVGAATPPRPPG; from the coding sequence GTGAGCCGCCGCGGCTGGCTCCTCCTGCTGGTCATGGGCGTCGTCTGGGGCGTCCCGTACCTGCTCATCAAGGTCGCCGTGGGCGAGGTGTCGCCCCCGACGCTCGTGCTCGTGCGCACCGGCCTGGGCGCCCTGCTGCTCTTGCCGTTCGCGCTGCGCGGCGGCGGGCTGGGTGCGCTGCGCGGCCGGTGGCCGGCGGTGGTCGCGTTCGCGGTCCTCGAGATCGTCGGGCCGTGGATCCTGCTGTCGAACGCCGAGCGCACGCTGTCGAGCTCGATGACGGGTCTGCTGGTCGCGACCGTGCCGATCGCCGCGGTCGTGCTGTCCCGGGTCGTCGGCAAGGAGCACGTGTCGCTCGTCCGCTGGGTCGGCCTGCTGATCGCCCTCGGCGGTGTCGCGATGCTGCTCGGGCCGGGCGCCGCCGCGGACGACCCGTGGGCCGTGGCGCAGGTGCTGCTCGCCGCCCTCGGCTACGCGACGGCTCCGATGATCGCCGACCGCGCGCTGCGCGACGTGCCGCCGATCCCGCTGACGACCGCGTGCCTCGGGCTCACGGCGCTCGCCTACGCGCCCGTCGTCGCCGTCACCGGTCCGCACCCGTGGCCGAGCACCGACGCGCTGCTCGCGCTCGCCGCGCTCGGAGCCGTCTGCACGGCGCTGGCCTTCGTGCTGTTCTTCCGGCTCATCGCCGAGGTGGGCGCCGCACGCTCGACGCTCGTCGCGTACCTCAACCCGGTCGTCGCCGTGGTCCTCGGCGCCCTCGTGCTCGACGAGCCCGTGACGCTCGCGGTCGTCGTCGCGACCGCGCTGATCCTCGTCGGGTCCGCCGCGGCGTCGCGCCGGGCCCCCGCGCCGCCGGCGGACGCGACCGCGAAGGTCGGGCCCGCCGGCGAGGCGACGGTGGCCGTCGGGGCGGCTACGCCTCCACGACCACCGGGATGA
- a CDS encoding GlxA family transcriptional regulator, producing MPRLVAVVAFDGISPFLLAVPQAVLGARPLRGTAYDVQVCTPSPGPLTTEAGYEVTVRHGLDLLERADLVVLPSWDPTREPPGELLHAVRSAHARGARVVGLCLGAFVVAAAGLVDGREAATHWHAAETLARRHPAVRVRSDVLWSDLGDVVTSAGVAAALDCLLHVVRTDLGAHAAADVARSLVLAPHRDGSQAQFVPVPVAPADGTDPVARAMAWATQRLDEPLDLDTWAGHAHVSRRTFTRQFRARTGTSPTAWLLEQRLARARALLEQGDDPVEVVARRAGFGSAASMRGHFARRFRTSPRQHRAAFRQE from the coding sequence GTGCCCCGGCTCGTCGCGGTCGTCGCGTTCGACGGCATCAGCCCCTTCCTCCTCGCCGTCCCGCAGGCTGTGCTGGGCGCCCGTCCCCTGCGGGGCACCGCCTACGACGTGCAGGTCTGCACCCCGTCGCCCGGCCCGCTGACGACCGAGGCGGGCTACGAGGTCACCGTCCGGCACGGCCTCGACCTGCTGGAGCGCGCAGACCTCGTCGTGCTCCCGAGCTGGGACCCGACGCGCGAGCCGCCGGGTGAGCTGCTCCACGCCGTACGGTCCGCGCACGCGCGCGGGGCCCGGGTCGTCGGGCTCTGCCTGGGCGCGTTCGTCGTGGCCGCCGCCGGGCTCGTCGACGGTCGCGAGGCGGCGACCCACTGGCACGCCGCCGAGACGCTCGCCCGCCGCCACCCGGCGGTCCGCGTCCGCTCGGACGTCCTGTGGTCCGACCTGGGCGACGTCGTGACGTCGGCGGGCGTCGCCGCGGCGCTCGACTGCCTCCTGCACGTGGTGCGCACCGACCTCGGCGCGCACGCCGCCGCCGACGTGGCGCGCTCGCTCGTCCTCGCGCCCCACCGGGACGGGTCCCAGGCGCAGTTCGTGCCCGTGCCCGTCGCACCGGCCGACGGCACGGACCCGGTCGCGCGTGCGATGGCGTGGGCGACGCAGCGGCTCGACGAGCCGCTGGACCTCGACACGTGGGCCGGGCACGCGCACGTGTCGCGCCGGACGTTCACGCGGCAGTTCCGCGCCCGCACGGGCACCAGCCCGACGGCGTGGCTGCTCGAGCAGAGGCTCGCGCGGGCCAGGGCGCTGCTCGAGCAGGGCGACGACCCGGTGGAGGTCGTCGCCCGGCGGGCCGGGTTCGGGTCGGCCGCGTCGATGCGCGGGCACTTCGCGCGCCGGTTCCGCACGAGCCCGCGGCAGCATCGCGCCGCCTTCCGGCAGGAATGA
- a CDS encoding MBL fold metallo-hydrolase yields the protein MTTTAAGDHADDERTTPAPVGVGARPDGTATAARAAASGGAEATFVGGPTLRLRYAGLTFLTDPTFDDAPAEYPGPVTLRKLVGPALVPAQVGPVDVVLLSHDQHADNLDVRGRALLADVPLVLSTPDAAARVPGVRGLEPWEVTSVGEGVRVTAVPAVHGPPGAEALSGQVTGFVLQAPGEPTVYVSGDNAQVDVVAQVVERFPDVGLAVLFVGGADVGRFGTEPVTLDAPRAVAATALLAAARVVPVHHTDWAHFVDPLDAFVDAARAAGQADRLVVLERGVPTAV from the coding sequence ATGACGACGACGGCAGCCGGCGACCACGCCGACGACGAGCGCACCACCCCCGCACCGGTCGGCGTGGGGGCACGACCGGACGGCACGGCGACGGCCGCGCGCGCGGCGGCGAGCGGGGGAGCCGAGGCGACCTTCGTCGGCGGCCCGACGCTGCGCCTGCGGTACGCCGGCCTCACGTTCCTCACCGACCCGACGTTCGACGACGCCCCCGCGGAGTACCCGGGACCGGTGACGCTGCGCAAGCTCGTCGGCCCGGCCCTCGTGCCCGCCCAGGTCGGCCCGGTCGACGTCGTGCTGCTCTCGCACGACCAGCACGCCGACAACCTCGACGTCCGTGGTCGCGCGCTGCTCGCCGACGTGCCGCTCGTGCTCTCGACGCCCGACGCCGCCGCGCGTGTCCCGGGCGTCCGCGGCCTCGAGCCGTGGGAGGTGACGTCCGTCGGCGAGGGTGTGCGGGTGACCGCGGTGCCGGCGGTGCACGGCCCGCCCGGCGCGGAGGCGCTCAGCGGGCAGGTGACGGGGTTCGTGCTGCAGGCTCCGGGTGAGCCGACCGTGTACGTCTCGGGGGACAACGCGCAGGTCGACGTGGTGGCGCAGGTCGTCGAGCGCTTCCCGGACGTCGGCCTCGCGGTCCTGTTCGTGGGTGGCGCGGACGTCGGGAGGTTCGGGACCGAGCCGGTCACGCTCGACGCGCCGCGCGCGGTGGCGGCGACCGCGCTGCTCGCGGCGGCGCGCGTGGTGCCGGTGCACCACACGGACTGGGCCCACTTCGTCGACCCGCTGGACGCGTTCGTGGACGCCGCGCGGGCGGCCGGCCAGGCGGACCGCCTCGTCGTCCTCGAGCGGGGCGTCCCGACGGCCGTCTGA
- a CDS encoding DNA glycosylase AlkZ-like family protein, which produces MGLLTVTRDQVLRRRVRVQQLDRPLDPARAVTDAAVLDLGVQDTGPDGALWALAVRGVPVRARAWPEDDLALVWSLRAAPHAYRRDRLRDVQAALRPWSDADAASRVYDAAKPLREAGIRPVDGLAHAARTMRAVVTEPMAKGALSTRMTQELPEPYVRWCRACRATHMWEMTFRLAALHGGLELVPGTSPPVVRRIPGWPAARVGSVERGRSTRPDALDPVRLLLHLLGPLDAKQVATFLDAPVADVRAHWPADAVEVDVDGAARGLLEADVDDLTGPADDAPVVRLLGPYDLFLQSRDRETLVPDAAHRRALWPVLGRPGAVLVDGDVVGTWRPRTRGRRLGLELDPWVPWSRDVERAVDVEHERLAQFRGLERA; this is translated from the coding sequence GTGGGACTCCTGACCGTCACCCGTGACCAGGTGCTGCGCCGACGCGTGCGTGTCCAGCAGCTCGACCGGCCCCTCGACCCCGCCCGGGCGGTGACCGACGCGGCCGTGCTCGACCTCGGGGTGCAGGACACCGGTCCCGACGGCGCGCTGTGGGCGCTCGCGGTGCGCGGGGTCCCCGTCCGGGCACGCGCGTGGCCCGAGGACGACCTCGCGCTCGTGTGGTCGCTGCGCGCCGCTCCGCACGCCTACCGCCGTGACCGGCTGCGCGACGTCCAGGCCGCCCTGCGCCCGTGGTCCGACGCCGACGCCGCGTCGCGCGTCTACGACGCCGCGAAGCCGCTGCGCGAGGCCGGGATCCGCCCCGTGGACGGCCTCGCGCACGCCGCGCGCACGATGCGCGCGGTCGTCACCGAGCCCATGGCCAAGGGCGCCCTGTCGACCCGCATGACGCAGGAGCTCCCCGAGCCGTACGTGCGCTGGTGCCGCGCGTGCCGCGCCACGCACATGTGGGAGATGACGTTCCGCCTCGCCGCCCTGCACGGCGGGCTCGAGCTCGTGCCCGGCACGTCCCCGCCCGTGGTGCGCCGCATCCCGGGCTGGCCCGCGGCTCGTGTCGGGAGCGTCGAGCGCGGGCGGTCGACGCGTCCGGACGCGCTCGACCCCGTGCGCCTGCTGCTGCACCTGCTGGGTCCGCTCGACGCCAAGCAGGTGGCCACGTTCCTCGACGCACCCGTCGCCGACGTCCGCGCGCACTGGCCGGCCGACGCGGTGGAGGTGGACGTCGACGGCGCGGCACGCGGGCTGCTCGAGGCCGACGTCGACGACCTGACCGGCCCCGCGGACGATGCTCCGGTCGTCCGGCTGCTCGGCCCGTACGACCTGTTCCTGCAGTCGCGCGACCGCGAGACGCTCGTCCCCGACGCAGCGCACCGTCGCGCGCTGTGGCCCGTGCTCGGCCGGCCCGGTGCGGTGCTCGTCGACGGCGACGTGGTCGGCACGTGGCGTCCGCGGACGCGCGGCCGGCGGCTCGGCCTCGAGCTCGATCCCTGGGTGCCGTGGTCGCGTGACGTCGAGCGTGCCGTCGACGTCGAGCACGAGCGTCTCGCGCAGTTCCGCGGGCTCGAGCGCGCCTGA